From Clostridiaceae bacterium, a single genomic window includes:
- a CDS encoding 3-methyl-2-oxobutanoate dehydrogenase subunit VorB, with translation MGEKLLMKGNEVIAEAAIRAGCRHYFGYPITPQTEIAHYMAKKMPLIGGTFVQAESEIAAINMVYGAASAGARVMTTSSSPGISLKQEGISYASCAELPAVIVNVVRCGPGLGGILPAQCDYFQAVKGGGHGDYKMVTLAPCSVQELYELTVEAFNISDKYRILTMIMADGMLGQMMEVVEFKEKEDIYAADKSWAVTGTGMKREHNIITSIYIEPEVLEKHNLKLQAKYAAIAEAETRVEVYNCEDADVIVAAFGTVARIIKNVIKTAAQEGIKVGLIRPITLWPFPSAAFEKYAEVPKAFLSVEMNAGQMVEDVRLAVNGKRPVHFHGRMGGMIPTQKEILDKIKEIVKGK, from the coding sequence ATGGGAGAAAAACTATTAATGAAGGGAAATGAAGTTATTGCTGAAGCAGCAATACGGGCAGGCTGCAGGCATTATTTCGGTTATCCTATTACACCGCAGACCGAAATTGCTCATTATATGGCAAAAAAGATGCCTTTGATAGGTGGCACTTTTGTGCAGGCGGAAAGTGAAATAGCTGCAATAAATATGGTATATGGAGCTGCCAGCGCAGGCGCAAGAGTAATGACAACATCATCAAGCCCTGGAATTAGCCTCAAACAAGAAGGGATTTCCTACGCTTCATGTGCCGAGCTTCCTGCGGTTATTGTAAATGTAGTAAGGTGCGGACCGGGACTTGGTGGAATACTTCCTGCACAATGCGACTATTTTCAGGCAGTAAAAGGCGGAGGTCACGGGGATTATAAAATGGTAACCCTGGCTCCCTGCAGTGTTCAGGAACTCTATGAACTTACTGTTGAGGCCTTTAATATTTCCGATAAATACAGAATTCTTACAATGATAATGGCTGACGGAATGCTTGGCCAGATGATGGAAGTTGTCGAGTTCAAAGAAAAAGAAGATATATATGCAGCAGATAAAAGCTGGGCTGTTACAGGTACCGGAATGAAGAGGGAACACAACATCATAACTTCAATATATATTGAACCGGAAGTACTTGAAAAACACAATCTAAAGCTTCAGGCAAAGTACGCGGCCATTGCGGAGGCTGAGACCAGAGTAGAAGTATATAACTGTGAAGATGCCGATGTAATAGTTGCAGCATTTGGAACTGTGGCAAGAATTATAAAGAACGTAATTAAAACTGCAGCCCAGGAAGGAATTAAGGTAGGCCTTATAAGGCCCATAACACTTTGGCCATTCCCGTCGGCAGCTTTTGAGAAATATGCAGAAGTGCCCAAGGCATTTCTTTCAGTAGAAATGAATGCAGGTCAGATGGTTGAAGATGTAAGGTTGGCGGTAAACGGAAAGAGGCCGGTTCATTTCCATGGCAGAATGGGCGGAATGATACCTACTCAAAAGGAAATACTGGACAAAATCAAGGAAATTGTAAAGGGGAAATAA
- a CDS encoding superoxide dismutase family protein — MNLYKMPGTPIQPCMAYAVIRGGPLAPQIRGIVWFIDVQGGTWVVVNVTGLPRYTPGNENEKPVGPHGFHIHEKGNCEIGDPNDPFLAAGNHWNPTNQPHGNHAGDFPVLFSNDGMASMAFFTNKFKPLEAVGKAVIIHQSPDDYQTQPAGGAGKRLACGIIKRAY, encoded by the coding sequence ATGAATCTATATAAAATGCCCGGAACTCCAATTCAACCCTGCATGGCTTATGCCGTGATCAGGGGAGGCCCTCTTGCTCCTCAGATCAGGGGAATAGTATGGTTTATAGATGTACAGGGAGGAACCTGGGTTGTTGTTAATGTAACAGGACTTCCCAGATACACACCGGGAAATGAAAACGAAAAGCCCGTAGGCCCTCATGGATTCCACATCCATGAAAAAGGTAATTGTGAAATAGGGGATCCCAATGATCCTTTTTTGGCAGCAGGAAATCACTGGAATCCAACAAACCAGCCACATGGCAATCATGCTGGAGATTTTCCTGTGCTGTTCTCAAATGACGGGATGGCCTCCATGGCTTTCTTCACAAACAAATTCAAGCCTTTGGAGGCGGTAGGGAAAGCCGTCATCATACATCAAAGCCCTGATGACTATCAGACACAACCTGCAGGAGGCGCCGGCAAACGTCTTGCATGCGGCATAATAAAGAGGGCTTACTAA
- a CDS encoding 2-oxoglutarate oxidoreductase: MAVIFKKPHALTDATFHYCPGCTHGIIHRLVAEVIDELGIEGETIGVSPVGCTYNNYLYFNCDMVQAAHGRAPAVATGIKRVHPDKVVFTYQGDGDLAAIGTAEIVHAATRGEKITTIFVNNAIYGMTSGQMAPTTLINQVTTTTPYGRKTEVHGYPLKVCELLSTIDGAAFVERVAVNDIKNINKAKKAIKKAFQVQMAKKGFSIVEVLSSCPTNWGLSPEEALKWIEENMMPVYPLGNFKGKDLEV; encoded by the coding sequence ATGGCAGTAATATTTAAGAAACCACATGCGCTAACAGATGCTACCTTTCATTATTGTCCTGGCTGCACTCATGGAATAATCCACAGACTGGTAGCCGAGGTAATAGATGAACTGGGTATTGAAGGAGAAACTATAGGAGTATCGCCGGTAGGCTGTACTTACAATAACTATTTGTACTTTAACTGCGATATGGTTCAGGCAGCTCACGGAAGGGCTCCGGCAGTTGCAACAGGTATCAAAAGGGTACATCCAGATAAAGTTGTATTCACATATCAGGGAGATGGTGACCTGGCAGCCATTGGCACCGCGGAAATTGTTCATGCAGCCACAAGGGGAGAAAAAATCACTACCATATTTGTAAACAATGCAATTTATGGTATGACTTCAGGACAGATGGCTCCTACTACGCTAATCAACCAGGTTACTACTACAACCCCCTACGGAAGAAAGACCGAAGTCCACGGTTATCCTTTAAAAGTATGCGAGCTTTTGTCTACCATAGACGGAGCTGCATTTGTAGAAAGAGTAGCGGTAAATGATATTAAAAACATCAATAAAGCAAAAAAGGCAATAAAAAAGGCTTTCCAGGTTCAGATGGCCAAGAAAGGTTTTTCAATTGTAGAAGTACTTTCAAGTTGTCCCACAAACTGGGGGCTAAGCCCTGAAGAAGCCCTGAAATGGATTGAGGAAAACATGATGCCTGTTTATCCTCTTGGAAATTTTAAAGGAAAGGATCTGGAGGTGTAA
- a CDS encoding tRNA threonylcarbamoyladenosine dehydratase, translating to MEHEFIRAEMLLGTDGLNKLRSSKVAVFGVGGVGSFVVEALARCGVGHLVLIDKDNIAISNINRQLHATSKTIGKSKVEVMRDRILEINPKAQVTAIQKFYLPETASELLSNDYDYIVDAVDTLTAKIDLVVRAKEMGIPIISSMGAGNKMNPAMFEVADIYETSIDPIAKVMRRELRKRGIDSLKVVYSREVPMKPKIPGGSIACEQIENERDDRDDRDDMDQLDQQLSIQQSGQTKKTRKELQPPGSLSFVPSVAGLIIAGEVVKDLIGMT from the coding sequence ATGGAACATGAATTTATCCGGGCAGAAATGCTTCTTGGAACCGATGGGTTAAATAAATTACGCTCCAGCAAAGTGGCGGTATTCGGTGTTGGGGGTGTGGGATCATTTGTAGTGGAAGCCCTTGCCCGCTGTGGAGTTGGCCATCTGGTACTAATAGATAAAGATAATATTGCCATATCAAATATAAACAGGCAGCTTCATGCCACCTCAAAAACCATAGGGAAATCAAAAGTGGAGGTTATGAGGGACAGAATTTTGGAAATCAATCCAAAAGCCCAGGTAACTGCCATACAGAAATTCTATTTGCCGGAAACAGCTTCCGAGTTATTAAGCAATGATTATGATTATATTGTGGATGCGGTGGATACGTTAACGGCAAAGATAGATCTTGTAGTAAGGGCGAAAGAAATGGGTATCCCCATAATATCAAGCATGGGGGCAGGCAACAAGATGAACCCTGCCATGTTCGAGGTAGCGGATATTTATGAAACTTCAATAGACCCTATTGCAAAGGTTATGCGAAGGGAGTTGAGGAAGAGGGGTATAGACTCTCTTAAGGTGGTTTATTCCAGGGAAGTACCAATGAAACCGAAAATACCTGGCGGATCTATTGCCTGTGAACAAATTGAAAATGAAAGAGATGATAGAGATGATAGAGATGATATGGATCAATTAGACCAGCAATTAAGCATTCAGCAAAGCGGACAAACAAAAAAAACAAGAAAAGAATTGCAGCCTCCCGGAAGCCTTTCCTTTGTTCCTTCGGTAGCGGGGCTTATTATTGCTGGAGAGGTAGTAAAGGACTTAATCGGAATGACATAA
- a CDS encoding sodium ion-translocating decarboxylase subunit beta — translation MFSDFINTIINLVEASGFVTGTWQQYVMIAISFILIYLAIAKKYEPLLLLPIAFGMFLANLPFANLGSYNEGGLIYYLYQGVKLGIYPPLIFMGIGAMTDFGPLLANPKSLLLGAAAQLGIFFTFLGAIILNYTPQEAGAIGIIGGADGPTAIFVTTKLAPHLLGPIAIAAYSYMALVPIIQPPIMKALTTKKEREVVMEQLRPVSKVEKIIFPILVSLIVSLFLPDAAPLIGMLMFGNLMRESGVVERISKTAQNELINIITIFLGLSVGATATGETFLDPKTLGIILLGLVAFSISTAGGVLFGKIMYWATGGKVNPLIGSAGVSAVPMAARVSQKVGQEANPSNFLLMHAMGPNVAGVIGSAVAAGVLLSMLK, via the coding sequence ATGTTTTCAGATTTTATAAACACAATAATTAATCTAGTTGAAGCCTCGGGCTTTGTTACAGGAACCTGGCAGCAGTATGTAATGATAGCTATTTCTTTCATCTTGATTTATCTTGCAATTGCAAAAAAGTATGAGCCTCTGCTTCTTTTGCCCATAGCTTTCGGGATGTTTTTGGCAAATCTTCCTTTTGCCAACCTTGGCTCATATAATGAAGGAGGCCTAATTTACTACCTGTATCAGGGAGTTAAGCTTGGAATATATCCTCCGCTTATTTTTATGGGTATAGGCGCAATGACAGACTTCGGTCCCCTTCTTGCCAATCCTAAGAGCTTGCTTTTAGGTGCGGCAGCCCAGTTAGGAATATTTTTTACTTTCCTTGGAGCAATAATATTGAACTACACTCCTCAGGAAGCAGGAGCAATAGGAATAATCGGCGGAGCAGATGGCCCTACTGCAATATTTGTTACCACTAAATTAGCTCCCCATCTGCTTGGTCCCATAGCAATTGCGGCTTATTCATACATGGCTCTGGTACCAATTATACAGCCGCCTATTATGAAAGCTCTAACTACTAAGAAGGAAAGAGAAGTTGTTATGGAGCAGTTAAGGCCGGTATCCAAAGTTGAGAAAATTATTTTCCCGATACTGGTATCCTTAATAGTATCCTTATTCCTGCCTGATGCAGCTCCGCTGATAGGCATGCTCATGTTTGGAAATTTAATGCGTGAAAGCGGTGTTGTTGAAAGAATCAGTAAAACTGCTCAAAATGAGCTGATTAACATAATTACCATATTCTTAGGTTTGTCGGTAGGTGCCACTGCAACAGGTGAAACATTCCTGGATCCTAAGACCTTAGGAATTATATTGTTAGGCCTGGTTGCTTTCTCAATAAGCACTGCTGGTGGAGTACTGTTCGGAAAAATTATGTACTGGGCAACTGGAGGAAAAGTTAATCCACTTATTGGTTCAGCAGGAGTTTCAGCAGTACCCATGGCAGCCCGTGTTTCACAAAAAGTCGGACAAGAAGCTAATCCAAGCAACTTCCTGCTCATGCATGCAATGGGTCCCAATGTGGCAGGTGTAATAGGCTCAGCTGTTGCTGCCGGAGTATTGCTCAGCATGCTAAAGTAG
- a CDS encoding 4Fe-4S binding protein, protein MAKVTFFEDICKGCKLCTTVCPKKIVVMKTDKLNAKGFHPAGITDMEKCIGCAFCAAICPDCVIQVEK, encoded by the coding sequence ATGGCAAAAGTAACTTTTTTTGAAGATATTTGCAAGGGATGTAAATTGTGCACCACCGTATGCCCTAAAAAAATTGTTGTTATGAAAACAGACAAGCTAAATGCAAAAGGATTTCACCCTGCAGGAATTACAGATATGGAAAAATGCATAGGCTGTGCCTTTTGCGCGGCTATATGCCCTGACTGCGTAATTCAGGTGGAAAAGTGA
- a CDS encoding cofactor-independent phosphoglycerate mutase produces MKYAVVLGDGMADYPIPELDNKTPLQYAYKPNMDFLAKYGEIGMVKTIPDGLPPGSDVANLSVMGYDPVRYYTGRSSLEAVSMGIDLSPDDVSFRCNLVTLSDEVEYADKTMVDYSSDEISSEEAAQLIKELNLLLKSSKVEFYPGVSYRHCLVLRGDNSKYDLTPPHDILEKKITEYLPKGDNSKMLLEMMVKSYDILKNHPVNKARIAKGLRPANSIWLWGNGRKPSLTSFYEKYGIKGSVISAVDLVKGIGICAGLKSCDVEGATGNINTNFTGKAEAALKEFESGQDFVFIHVEAPDECGHRHEIENKVKSIELIDEKIVGPLLQGLDKYDDYRILLLPDHPTPLSLRTHTGEPVPYVLYQKSKRKDSGVESFDEYEARSSGIMINEGYLMMDKLLK; encoded by the coding sequence ATGAAATACGCTGTTGTACTTGGAGATGGGATGGCTGACTATCCTATACCAGAATTAGACAATAAAACACCTTTGCAGTATGCATATAAACCTAATATGGATTTTCTGGCAAAGTATGGGGAAATAGGAATGGTTAAGACAATTCCGGATGGTTTGCCTCCGGGCAGCGATGTAGCAAATCTCTCTGTTATGGGATATGACCCTGTGCGGTATTATACCGGCCGTTCCTCTTTGGAAGCCGTCAGCATGGGTATTGACCTGTCGCCTGATGATGTTTCTTTCAGGTGTAATCTTGTTACCCTATCGGATGAGGTTGAATATGCAGATAAGACAATGGTGGATTACAGTTCCGATGAAATATCTTCTGAGGAGGCAGCCCAGCTTATAAAGGAACTCAATCTTCTTTTAAAAAGCAGCAAAGTGGAGTTCTACCCCGGGGTCAGCTACCGTCATTGTTTAGTCCTTAGAGGTGATAACTCGAAATATGACCTTACCCCACCTCACGATATCCTGGAAAAGAAGATTACAGAATATCTGCCCAAGGGCGATAACAGTAAAATGCTTCTTGAAATGATGGTTAAGAGTTATGATATCCTTAAAAACCATCCTGTAAACAAGGCAAGAATCGCCAAGGGGCTTCGCCCTGCCAATTCAATATGGCTGTGGGGTAATGGGAGAAAGCCTTCTCTCACAAGCTTTTATGAAAAGTATGGCATAAAAGGCTCTGTAATTTCTGCTGTTGACCTGGTAAAAGGTATTGGAATATGTGCCGGCCTCAAATCATGTGATGTAGAAGGGGCTACAGGAAACATCAACACTAATTTTACAGGCAAGGCTGAAGCTGCCCTTAAAGAATTTGAATCAGGACAGGATTTTGTTTTTATTCATGTTGAGGCTCCTGATGAGTGCGGGCACAGGCATGAAATCGAGAATAAAGTTAAATCTATTGAACTTATTGACGAAAAAATAGTAGGGCCTTTGTTACAAGGGCTAGATAAGTATGATGATTATAGGATATTGCTATTGCCGGATCATCCTACCCCCTTGTCTCTGCGTACCCATACCGGCGAACCGGTTCCCTATGTGCTTTACCAGAAAAGTAAGCGTAAGGATTCCGGTGTTGAAAGCTTTGATGAGTATGAGGCAAGGTCAAGCGGTATTATGATAAATGAAGGATACCTTATGATGGACAAGCTCCTTAAATAA